The Halobacillus amylolyticus nucleotide sequence CCATCCCTATGAAATGATGATCTCATTTAAAGTATTTCATGCGGCGATGCTGCCTAAGCGTCTTCAATCAGCAGCATGGAATGATTTAATTGAGGAAATAAAGAGAAATGAGCATCCCTATGTGTATGAAGGGAATGACCAAATCACAGGTGAGGCGTGGTTAGAACAACCTTTGAAGCAGTCATTTAAGTCATTGTTCATTTTAATGTTTAGGCGGAAGCTGTTTCAAGGCATTCCTCTTGTAAGTGTCGCAATCGGCGCTTATTCCAATTATCAATTGACTAAACAAATGACAGAATTTGCGATGAAGTTTTACCAATACAGACATTTGATGATGGAACAGGAGGGATAGGAGATGGCTGTTGATCAGCACAAAAAGAAGGCACCTAAAAGTGTTCGGTGCACGATTATTACTGTTAGTGACACGAGAACAAAGGAAACAGATAAAAGCGGAAAGCTTATGATTGAAAAGCTTGAAGCGGCCCAACATGTAGTGCTTGAACATCAGATTATTAAGGATGAAAGAGCGGCTATAGAAACAGCGGTGCGGCAAGGGATTCGTGATGAAAGTGTCGAGGTAGTTTTAACAAATGGGGGGACGGGAATCGCAGTGCGGGATGTGACGATTGAGACCGTGACCT carries:
- a CDS encoding MogA/MoaB family molybdenum cofactor biosynthesis protein codes for the protein MAVDQHKKKAPKSVRCTIITVSDTRTKETDKSGKLMIEKLEAAQHVVLEHQIIKDERAAIETAVRQGIRDESVEVVLTNGGTGIAVRDVTIETVTSLFEKEIPGFGELFRMLSYTEDIGSAAILSRATAGVSGGTAIFSTPGSSGAVKLAMDKLILPEITHVMREVHKDL